From Macaca mulatta isolate MMU2019108-1 chromosome 1, T2T-MMU8v2.0, whole genome shotgun sequence, the proteins below share one genomic window:
- the HPDL gene encoding 4-hydroxyphenylpyruvate dioxygenase-like protein, translating to MAAPALRLCHIAFHVPAGQPLARDLQHLFGFQPLASREVDGWRQLALRSGDAVFLVNEGPGSGEPLYGLDPRHAVPSATNLCFDVADVGAATRELAALGCSVPVPPVRVRDTQGAATYAVVSSPAGNISLTLLERAGYRGPFLPGFRPVPSAPGPGWVSRVDHLTLACTAGSSPTLLRWFHNCLGFCHLPLSPDEDPELGLEITAGFGLGGLRLTALQAQPGSIVPTLVLAESLPGATTRQDQVEQFLARHKGPGLQHVGLYTPNIVEATERVAAAGGQFLAPPGAYYQQPGKERQIRAAGHEPHLLARQGILLDGDEGKFLLQVFTKSLFTEDTFFLELIQRQGATGFGQGNIRALWQSVQEQAAKSQEAEGCPELSAAS from the coding sequence ATGGCCGCGCCCGCCCTTCGTTTGTGCCACATCGCCTTCCACGTGCCCGCGGGGCAGCCCCTCGCCCGGGACCTGCAGCACCTCTTCGGCTTCCAGCCCCTGGCTTCGCGGGAGGTGGACGGCTGGCGGCAGCTGGCCTTGCGCAGCGGCGACGCTGTCTTTTTGGTGAACGAGGGCCCAGGGTCTGGAGAGCCGCTGTATGGGCTGGACCCGCGTCACGCCGTCCCCAGCGCCACGAACCTGTGCTTCGACGTGGCGGACGTCGGCGCTGCAACCCGGGAGCTGGCAGCGCTGGGCTGCAGCGTGCCTGTCCCTCCCGTTCGCGTGCGGGACACGCAGGGTGCCGCCACTTACGCCGTGGTCAGCTCGCCCGCCGGCAACATCAGCCTGACCTTGCTGGAGCGCGCCGGCTACCGCGGACCCTTCCTGCCCGGCTTCAGACCCGTGCCCTCTGCGCCTGGCCCTGGGTGGGTCAGCCGCGTGGACCACCTGACCTTGGCCTGCACCGCCGGCAGCTCCCCCACACTTTTGCGCTGGTTCCACAACTGCCTGGGCTTTTGCCACTTGCCGCTGAGCCCAGATGAGGATCCCGAGCTGGGCCTGGAAATAACAGCAGGGTTTGGGCTTGGGGGACTGAGGCTTACAGCCCTGCAGGCGCAGCCGGGCAGCATTGTCCCCACTCTTGTGCTGGCTGAGTCCCTGCCGGGGGCGACGACACGACAGGACCAGGTGGAGCAGTTCCTGGCCCGGCACAAGGGGCCAGGCCTGCAGCACGTGGGGCTGTATACGCCTAATATTGTGGAGGCCACTGAGCGGGTGGCAGCTGCTGGAGGCCAGTTCCTGGCTCCCCCTGGGGCATACTACCAGCAGCCAGGAAAGGAGAGGCAAATCCGAGCTGCAGGGCACGAGCCTCATCTGCTTGCTAGACAGGGGATCCTGCTAGATGGTGATGAAGGCAAGTTTCTGCTTCAGGTCTTCACCAAGTCCCTTTTCACTGAGGACACTTTCTTCCTGGAGCTGATTCAGAGGCAGGGGGCCACTGGCTTTGGTCAGGGCAACATCAGAGCTCTGTGGCAGTCTGTACAGGAGCAAGCTGCCAAGAGCCAGGAAGCGGAAGGATGCCCAGAGCTGAGTGCAGCCAGCTGA